In bacterium, a single genomic region encodes these proteins:
- a CDS encoding SDR family NAD(P)-dependent oxidoreductase: MFSLKGCVAVVIGGGGVVAGAMADGLAKAGADIAILDLSLENAQAAAQRAEALGVRSLALQLDATSKEGLSRAEAAVTEALGDATILINAPGVNSSTPFFAIPEEEFDKIMRVNLKSMFLACQIFGKKMVTGGKGGS, from the coding sequence ATGTTCAGTCTCAAAGGCTGCGTGGCCGTGGTCATCGGCGGCGGCGGGGTTGTCGCCGGCGCCATGGCGGACGGACTGGCCAAAGCCGGGGCGGATATCGCTATTCTGGATTTATCATTGGAAAACGCTCAGGCAGCGGCTCAGCGCGCCGAAGCGTTGGGAGTGCGCAGCCTCGCGCTGCAGTTGGACGCCACCTCCAAGGAGGGGTTGAGCAGAGCAGAAGCCGCTGTGACGGAGGCACTCGGCGATGCGACCATTTTGATCAACGCGCCGGGCGTCAATTCCAGCACGCCGTTCTTTGCTATCCCGGAAGAGGAATTCGACAAAATTATGAGGGTGAATTTAAAGAGCATGTTTCTGGCCTGTCAGATATTCGGTAAAAAGATGGTGACCGGCGGCAAGGGCGGAAGCA